A genomic region of Deinococcus metalli contains the following coding sequences:
- a CDS encoding SRPBCC family protein codes for MTNVYQFARALGWYSVALGATELLASGRLAGALGVPDRADRVRLFGARELAHAALVFTQPTVGVWSRVIGDVVDLAALGAALTPENPARARVGAALGMVTATTVVDTVCGLHLAGVGGHAAVSGQAPVLSKARPAPPLLRLAPAVLGMAAGAALVAMRGSTARLPENVVQRRARAATSRHEVERAVTITRPVAEVYAFWRDFENLARFMTHLESVRVQGEGRSHWVAKGPAGSRVEWDAMLTEDDPERHLAWRSVEGSQIMNEGSVDFRPAPADRGTEVRVRLTYQPPAGAVGVAFARLLGEEPAVQVDEDLRRLKRVLETGGTPTNQGQPSGRKNPVTRGLAQLYDNRRTA; via the coding sequence ATGACGAATGTGTATCAATTTGCGCGTGCGCTGGGCTGGTACAGCGTGGCCCTCGGCGCCACGGAACTCCTCGCGAGCGGACGGCTCGCGGGCGCCCTGGGCGTGCCGGACCGCGCCGATCGGGTCCGCCTGTTCGGCGCCCGGGAACTCGCGCACGCTGCGCTGGTCTTCACGCAGCCGACGGTCGGGGTGTGGTCGCGGGTCATCGGCGACGTTGTCGACCTCGCCGCCCTCGGCGCGGCCCTGACGCCCGAGAATCCGGCCCGCGCGCGGGTGGGCGCGGCGCTGGGCATGGTGACGGCCACGACGGTCGTGGACACGGTGTGCGGCCTGCACCTCGCGGGGGTGGGCGGGCACGCCGCCGTGTCCGGGCAGGCGCCTGTGCTGAGCAAGGCCAGGCCAGCGCCCCCCCTTCTTCGGCTGGCCCCCGCCGTTCTGGGCATGGCGGCAGGGGCCGCACTGGTTGCCATGCGGGGCTCCACCGCGCGGCTGCCGGAGAACGTCGTGCAGCGGCGCGCGCGCGCGGCCACGTCACGCCACGAGGTGGAGCGCGCCGTTACCATCACGAGGCCCGTCGCGGAGGTGTACGCCTTCTGGCGGGACTTCGAGAACCTCGCGCGGTTCATGACTCACCTGGAGAGCGTGCGCGTGCAGGGTGAGGGCCGCTCGCACTGGGTGGCGAAGGGCCCCGCCGGGAGCCGCGTCGAGTGGGACGCGATGCTGACCGAGGACGACCCCGAGCGGCATCTCGCGTGGCGCAGTGTGGAGGGCAGCCAGATCATGAACGAGGGGAGCGTGGACTTCAGGCCCGCGCCCGCCGACCGCGGCACGGAGGTGCGCGTGCGCCTCACGTACCAGCCGCCCGCGGGGGCCGTGGGCGTGGCCTTCGCTCGCCTGCTGGGCGAGGAACCCGCGGTGCAGGTGGACGAGGACTTGCGGCGCCTCAAGCGCGTGCTGGAGACGGGCGGCACACCCACGAACCAGGGGCAGCCGAGCGGCCGCAAAAACCCCGTGACGCGCGGGCTCGCGCAGTTGTACGACAACCGGAGGACCGCATGA
- a CDS encoding KGG domain-containing protein, which translates to MTQGNNGNGGNSGGSQGGQGGNSGGDQGGQSGGSSERGFAAMDPDKQREIASKGGKAAHESGNAHEFTSEEAVKPARPRTKVGTRTSSPRKKRVRPASTATTMMAAAVGIRAGTAEARAAAIRAAKRS; encoded by the coding sequence ATGACGCAGGGAAACAACGGGAACGGCGGCAACTCCGGTGGCTCACAGGGCGGCCAGGGCGGGAATTCCGGCGGCGACCAGGGTGGGCAGAGCGGTGGCAGCAGTGAGCGGGGCTTCGCCGCGATGGATCCCGACAAGCAGCGCGAGATCGCCAGCAAGGGCGGTAAGGCCGCCCATGAAAGTGGGAACGCACACGAGTTCACGTCGGAAGAAGCGGTGAAGCCGGCAAGGCCGCGCACGAAAGTGGGAACGCGCACGAGTTCACCTCGGAAGAAGCGCGTGAGGCCGGCAAGCACAGCCACGACAATGATGGCGGCAGCAGTGGGGATCAGGGCGGGAACCGCGGAGGCCAGGGCGGCGGCAATCAGGGCCGCTAAGCGTTCCTGA
- a CDS encoding glycoside hydrolase family 43 protein: MSRASIAPAHPGYFADPFVLRSGDRYYAYGTGLDGQQEPGGLAFEVLSSPDLRTWVSHGGSLVPVTDEPRAYWAPEVAERGGSFYMYYSVGIEDKGHHLRVAVSASPLGPFVDQGLNLTPDEPFAIDPHPFQDDDGAWYLYYARDDLTGERPGTVLAAQRLDDMTRLVGPPVPVLGASSEWQRYQRDRSMYGRVYDWHTLEGPFVVKRQGTYHLFYSGGAWTNETYGVGHAVADHPLGPWREPQEGPVVLASGLGGLRGPGHNSVVRDGQGQDHLVFHAWNALGTQRELHIEPLVWTSDGTPQLALG, encoded by the coding sequence ATGAGCCGCGCGAGCATCGCCCCGGCGCATCCCGGCTATTTCGCCGATCCCTTCGTGCTGCGCAGCGGTGACCGGTATTACGCGTATGGCACGGGGCTTGACGGTCAGCAGGAACCCGGAGGCCTGGCCTTCGAGGTGCTCAGCTCGCCGGATCTCCGGACGTGGGTGTCGCACGGTGGATCCCTCGTGCCCGTCACCGACGAACCCCGCGCGTACTGGGCGCCGGAGGTGGCGGAACGTGGCGGGTCGTTCTACATGTACTACTCGGTGGGCATCGAGGACAAAGGGCACCACCTGCGCGTGGCGGTCAGTGCCAGCCCCCTGGGCCCCTTCGTCGACCAGGGGCTCAATCTCACGCCGGACGAGCCCTTCGCCATCGACCCCCACCCGTTTCAGGACGATGACGGCGCGTGGTACCTGTACTACGCCCGCGACGATCTGACCGGAGAGCGTCCCGGCACGGTGCTGGCTGCGCAGCGCCTCGATGACATGACCCGGCTGGTGGGCCCTCCCGTGCCCGTCCTGGGCGCCAGCAGCGAGTGGCAACGCTACCAGCGGGACCGCTCCATGTATGGCCGGGTGTACGACTGGCACACCCTCGAAGGCCCGTTCGTCGTGAAGCGGCAAGGGACGTATCACCTCTTCTACTCCGGGGGCGCGTGGACGAACGAGACCTACGGCGTGGGACACGCGGTCGCCGACCATCCGCTGGGTCCGTGGCGGGAGCCGCAGGAGGGGCCGGTGGTGCTGGCGTCTGGTCTGGGTGGCCTGCGGGGGCCGGGCCACAACAGTGTGGTTCGCGATGGACAAGGGCAGGATCACCTCGTGTTCCATGCCTGGAACGCCCTGGGCACGCAGCGGGAACTGCACATCGAGCCCTTGGTCTGGACGTCGGACGGAACGCCGCAGCTCGCCCTCGGCTGA